A window of Hevea brasiliensis isolate MT/VB/25A 57/8 chromosome 14, ASM3005281v1, whole genome shotgun sequence contains these coding sequences:
- the LOC110662800 gene encoding F-box/LRR-repeat protein At3g26922 isoform X1, whose translation MGSSDVSKEKARRSRDRLSNLPDPLLHQIFSCLDTKQAIQSCVLSKRWRDFWVSLPHLNFDYRSFHTKSDFQNFVCKVLYSRLDNPIFGGKFGFHCGHCWKMDETLIKKVISCVESHWFQHLHMEVNTSLPDALLNSKSIETLNLKWFKTLPQSLASFTMLNSLHLKNCWFDVYHQTDEFFDPFVNCPNLKNLSLTNCHFGMVKSFRISGMQLLSLSFEGSYRSRYRSLSFGSRYRRSYSWGYFWELKIEILAPNLTSFRHDWMKPMDFGEISLPSVNFVDISVDRVCYRQYEEENDNMNVINMFRGLHKAQYVKLHYHTIEVLTLVPGLLEKQPSPFTNLKSLKLYLPYNTKSSKVPSHVMRYLLGDSSGADLIIVKS comes from the exons ATGGGTTCTTCTGATGTGAGTAAGGAGAAAGCTAGAAGGAGTAGAGACAGGTTGAGCAATTTGCCTGACCCGCTTCTTCATCAAATCTTCTCATGTCTCGACACTAAACAAGCAATCCAAAGTTGTGTACTGTCAAAGCgatggagagatttttgggttTCTCTTCCTCATCTCAATTTTGATTATCGATCCTTTCATACAAAATCAGATTTTCAAAATTTCGTTTGCAAAGTCTTGTATAGCCGCCTTGACAACCCGATTTTTGGTGGCAAGTTTGGCTTCCATTGTGGGCATTGTTGGAAGATGGatgaaactttaattaaaaagGTCATAAGCTGCGTTGAGTCTCATTGGTTTCAGCATCTTCACATGGAGGTAAACACAAGCTTACCAGACGCACTTCTCAATAGTAAATCAATTGAAACTCTTAATTTGAAGTGGTTTAAAACTTTACCTCAGTCACTTGCTTCTTTTACAATGCTGAATTCGTTGCATCTGAAAAATTGTTGGTTTGACGTTTATCATCAAACTGACGAGTTTTTTGATCCTTTTGTTAATTGTCCCAATTTGAAGAATTTAAGCCTAACCAATTGCCACTTTGGAATGGTAAAGTCTTTTAGAATTTCTGGGATGCAACTACTTAGCCTTTCATTCGAGGGTAGCTATAGGAGTAGATATAGGAGCCTTTCATTTGGGAGTAGATATAGGAGGAGTTATAGCTGGGGTTATTTCTGGGAATTAAAGATTGAAATTCTTGCTCCAAACCTCACTTCCTTTAGACATGATTGGATGAAGCCTATGGATTTCGGTGAAATCAGCCTTCCTTCTGTTAATTTTGTGGATATTAGTGTTGATCGAGTTTGTTACCGGCAGTACGAAGAGGAAAATGACAACATGAATGTGATCAATATGTTCCGAGGATTACATAAAGCGCAATATGTCAAACTGCACTATCATACCATTGAG GTCCTTACTTTGGTTCCAGGTCTACTAGAAAAGCAACCTTCTCCCTTTACTAATTTGAAGTCCTTGAAATTGTACTTGCCCTACAATACTAAATCATCAAAGGTACCTTCTCATGTAATGCGCTACTTACTTGGTGACTCGTCTGGTGCTGATCTTATAATCGTCAAATCTTGA
- the LOC110662800 gene encoding F-box/FBD/LRR-repeat protein At1g16930 isoform X2, whose amino-acid sequence MGSSDVSKEKARRSRDRLSNLPDPLLHQIFSCLDTKQAIQSCVLSKRWRDFWVSLPHLNFDYRSFHTKSDFQNFVCKVLYSRLDNPIFGGKFGFHCGHCWKMDETLIKKVISCVESHWFQHLHMEYEEENDNMNVINMFRGLHKAQYVKLHYHTIEVLTLVPGLLEKQPSPFTNLKSLKLYLPYNTKSSKVPSHVMRYLLGDSSGADLIIVKS is encoded by the exons ATGGGTTCTTCTGATGTGAGTAAGGAGAAAGCTAGAAGGAGTAGAGACAGGTTGAGCAATTTGCCTGACCCGCTTCTTCATCAAATCTTCTCATGTCTCGACACTAAACAAGCAATCCAAAGTTGTGTACTGTCAAAGCgatggagagatttttgggttTCTCTTCCTCATCTCAATTTTGATTATCGATCCTTTCATACAAAATCAGATTTTCAAAATTTCGTTTGCAAAGTCTTGTATAGCCGCCTTGACAACCCGATTTTTGGTGGCAAGTTTGGCTTCCATTGTGGGCATTGTTGGAAGATGGatgaaactttaattaaaaagGTCATAAGCTGCGTTGAGTCTCATTGGTTTCAGCATCTTCACATGGAG TACGAAGAGGAAAATGACAACATGAATGTGATCAATATGTTCCGAGGATTACATAAAGCGCAATATGTCAAACTGCACTATCATACCATTGAG GTCCTTACTTTGGTTCCAGGTCTACTAGAAAAGCAACCTTCTCCCTTTACTAATTTGAAGTCCTTGAAATTGTACTTGCCCTACAATACTAAATCATCAAAGGTACCTTCTCATGTAATGCGCTACTTACTTGGTGACTCGTCTGGTGCTGATCTTATAATCGTCAAATCTTGA